One Etheostoma cragini isolate CJK2018 chromosome 19, CSU_Ecrag_1.0, whole genome shotgun sequence DNA segment encodes these proteins:
- the arhgap36 gene encoding rho GTPase-activating protein 36 isoform X2, with translation MLGQSVRLQPMPIQSLSELERARLQEVALYHLEERDLDFKISIPREIHKRRKSLRRKFDSFSKEKKERESAPKAFSIPLSQVIANDRAYKLRQDALKESRRDCLDLEASVLRFRAEKRQFFNGSTGGGPSLPSANAVAPAPIYETQNKPMSPTFLDNSGRGQRRGGLSVDSISDLVESQSRLLEALQLSHPAELELKKSPDGRGSSEVKTQTKLSLNPIYRQVPRVLERCCSHIETHGLQTVGIFRVGSSKKRVRQLLEDFDRGVDVQLDEEQCVHDVAALLKEFLRELPDPLLSRELYPAFLHANLLRGADQLQYLQHLLYLLPPCNCDTLLRLLSMIHTVQCFAQDTIGTNDEEISGNKMTAANLAVIFGPNLLQRERGGDASPHAMGIEDSTAIISVTLLLIQNYRRLFTVSAELQQEVLMSLIQTDPDIIDYLLRRKLSVSHLTAESGSESGGRRDTGASLDSVGASSGSLSPLEPPSPLFPPKSNGGEGSLTSEVFLNVLKLNQNRKRQETRYGEAHSGKSIRNMRQFHSHHNLLSLAQPSLSSISRHPSQDHDTQDRRAPLGSALSFNLGGLGSGSCSSLSASTESSIWVRQMPNEESKPSSVSNFWDFFTGKGSSSETMV, from the exons aaatacacaaacgGAGAAAATCTCTACGCAGGAAGTTTGACTCCTTttcaaaggaaaagaaagagcgAG AGTCGGCCCCCAAGGCGTTCAGCATCCCCCTCTCCCAGGTCATCGCCAACGACCGAGCCTACAAGCTGCGTCAGGACGCCCTGAAGGAGAGCAGGCGAGACTGTCTGGACCTGGAGGCCAGCGTCCTGCGCTTCAGGGCCGAGAAGAGGCAGTTCTTCAACGGGAGCACAGGAGGAGGTCCCAGCTTGCCATCTGCAAACGCGGTAGCACCGGCGCCCATTTACGAGACCCAGAACAAACCGATGTCGCCAACGTTTCTGGATAACTCCGGCCGAGGACAGAGGAGG GGGGGCCTGTCAGTGGACTCCATCTCGGACCTGGTGGAGAGTCAGTCTCGCCTGCTGGAGGCGCTGCAGCTCTCCCACCCGGCCGAGCTGGAGCTGAAGAAATCCCCGGACGGCAGGGGCTCGTCGGAGGTGAAGACCCAGACCAAACTCAGCCTCAACCCCATCTACAGACAGGTGCCGCGGGTGCTGGAGAGGTGCTGCAGTCACATCGAGACCCACG GTCTGCAGACTGTGGGAATTTTCCGAGTTGGTAGCTCTAAGAAGAGAGTGAGACAG CTGCTGGAAGACTTTGACCGGGGGGTGGACGTCCAGCTGGATGAGGAGCAATGCGTCCATGACGTGGCAGCGCTGCTCAAAGAGTTCCTCCGAGAACTTCCTGATCCTTTGCTGTCCAGAGAACTCTACCCAGCTTTCCTGCACGCCAACC TGCTGAGGGGAGCGGACCAGCTGCAGTACCTGCAGCACCTCCTCTACCTGCTGCCCCCCTGTAACTGTGACACCCTGCTGCGGCTCCTCAGCATGATACACACCGTGCAGTGCTTCGCCCAGGACACCATCGGGACAAACGACGAGGAG ATCTCCGGGAACAAGATGACGGCGGCGAACCTGGCGGTGATCTTTGGGCCCAACCTACTGCAGAGGGAGCGAGGTGGAGACGCCAGTCCCCATGCGATGGGGATCGAGGACAGCACGGCGATCATCAGCGTCACCCTGCTGCTCATCCAGAACTACAGGAGGCTCTTCACG GTGTCGGCAGAGCTGCAGCAGGAGGTCCTGATGAGTCTCATCCAGACAGACCCGGACATCATCGACTATCTGCTGCGGAGGAAACTCAG CGTCAGCCACCTGACGGCAGAGAGCGGCAGTGAGTCGGGGGGGCGTCGGGATACAGGGGCGTCTCTGGACTCTGTGGGAGCCTCCAGTGGGAGTTTGTCCCCGCTAGAGCCACCATCACCTCTTTTCCCGCCCAAAAGCAACGGCGGTGAGGGCAGCCTGACCAGCGAGGTCTTCCTCAACGTGCTCAAACTGAACCAGAACCGGAAGCGCCAGGAAACCCGATACG GTGAGGCCCATTCAGGTAAATCCATCCGCAACATGCGTCAGTTCCACTCCCACCACAACCTGCTCAGCCTGGCCCAGCCCTCCTTGTCTTCCATCTCCAGACACCCGAGTCAGGACCATGACACCCAGGACCGCAGGGCCCCGCTGGGCTCTGCTCTCAGCTTCAACCTGGGCGGCCTTGGAAGCGGCAGCTGCTCCAGCCTGAGCGCGTCGACGGAGAGCAGCATCTGGGTGAGACAGATGCCAAACGAGGAGAGCAAACCGTCGTCGGTGTCTAATTTCTGGGACTTCTTCACCGGGAAAGGGTCGAGCTCAGAGACGATGGTGTGA
- the arhgap36 gene encoding rho GTPase-activating protein 36 isoform X1 yields MHFHYAGDHTWATMLGQSVRLQPMPIQSLSELERARLQEVALYHLEERDLDFKISIPREIHKRRKSLRRKFDSFSKEKKERESAPKAFSIPLSQVIANDRAYKLRQDALKESRRDCLDLEASVLRFRAEKRQFFNGSTGGGPSLPSANAVAPAPIYETQNKPMSPTFLDNSGRGQRRGGLSVDSISDLVESQSRLLEALQLSHPAELELKKSPDGRGSSEVKTQTKLSLNPIYRQVPRVLERCCSHIETHGLQTVGIFRVGSSKKRVRQLLEDFDRGVDVQLDEEQCVHDVAALLKEFLRELPDPLLSRELYPAFLHANLLRGADQLQYLQHLLYLLPPCNCDTLLRLLSMIHTVQCFAQDTIGTNDEEISGNKMTAANLAVIFGPNLLQRERGGDASPHAMGIEDSTAIISVTLLLIQNYRRLFTVSAELQQEVLMSLIQTDPDIIDYLLRRKLSVSHLTAESGSESGGRRDTGASLDSVGASSGSLSPLEPPSPLFPPKSNGGEGSLTSEVFLNVLKLNQNRKRQETRYGEAHSGKSIRNMRQFHSHHNLLSLAQPSLSSISRHPSQDHDTQDRRAPLGSALSFNLGGLGSGSCSSLSASTESSIWVRQMPNEESKPSSVSNFWDFFTGKGSSSETMV; encoded by the exons aaatacacaaacgGAGAAAATCTCTACGCAGGAAGTTTGACTCCTTttcaaaggaaaagaaagagcgAG AGTCGGCCCCCAAGGCGTTCAGCATCCCCCTCTCCCAGGTCATCGCCAACGACCGAGCCTACAAGCTGCGTCAGGACGCCCTGAAGGAGAGCAGGCGAGACTGTCTGGACCTGGAGGCCAGCGTCCTGCGCTTCAGGGCCGAGAAGAGGCAGTTCTTCAACGGGAGCACAGGAGGAGGTCCCAGCTTGCCATCTGCAAACGCGGTAGCACCGGCGCCCATTTACGAGACCCAGAACAAACCGATGTCGCCAACGTTTCTGGATAACTCCGGCCGAGGACAGAGGAGG GGGGGCCTGTCAGTGGACTCCATCTCGGACCTGGTGGAGAGTCAGTCTCGCCTGCTGGAGGCGCTGCAGCTCTCCCACCCGGCCGAGCTGGAGCTGAAGAAATCCCCGGACGGCAGGGGCTCGTCGGAGGTGAAGACCCAGACCAAACTCAGCCTCAACCCCATCTACAGACAGGTGCCGCGGGTGCTGGAGAGGTGCTGCAGTCACATCGAGACCCACG GTCTGCAGACTGTGGGAATTTTCCGAGTTGGTAGCTCTAAGAAGAGAGTGAGACAG CTGCTGGAAGACTTTGACCGGGGGGTGGACGTCCAGCTGGATGAGGAGCAATGCGTCCATGACGTGGCAGCGCTGCTCAAAGAGTTCCTCCGAGAACTTCCTGATCCTTTGCTGTCCAGAGAACTCTACCCAGCTTTCCTGCACGCCAACC TGCTGAGGGGAGCGGACCAGCTGCAGTACCTGCAGCACCTCCTCTACCTGCTGCCCCCCTGTAACTGTGACACCCTGCTGCGGCTCCTCAGCATGATACACACCGTGCAGTGCTTCGCCCAGGACACCATCGGGACAAACGACGAGGAG ATCTCCGGGAACAAGATGACGGCGGCGAACCTGGCGGTGATCTTTGGGCCCAACCTACTGCAGAGGGAGCGAGGTGGAGACGCCAGTCCCCATGCGATGGGGATCGAGGACAGCACGGCGATCATCAGCGTCACCCTGCTGCTCATCCAGAACTACAGGAGGCTCTTCACG GTGTCGGCAGAGCTGCAGCAGGAGGTCCTGATGAGTCTCATCCAGACAGACCCGGACATCATCGACTATCTGCTGCGGAGGAAACTCAG CGTCAGCCACCTGACGGCAGAGAGCGGCAGTGAGTCGGGGGGGCGTCGGGATACAGGGGCGTCTCTGGACTCTGTGGGAGCCTCCAGTGGGAGTTTGTCCCCGCTAGAGCCACCATCACCTCTTTTCCCGCCCAAAAGCAACGGCGGTGAGGGCAGCCTGACCAGCGAGGTCTTCCTCAACGTGCTCAAACTGAACCAGAACCGGAAGCGCCAGGAAACCCGATACG GTGAGGCCCATTCAGGTAAATCCATCCGCAACATGCGTCAGTTCCACTCCCACCACAACCTGCTCAGCCTGGCCCAGCCCTCCTTGTCTTCCATCTCCAGACACCCGAGTCAGGACCATGACACCCAGGACCGCAGGGCCCCGCTGGGCTCTGCTCTCAGCTTCAACCTGGGCGGCCTTGGAAGCGGCAGCTGCTCCAGCCTGAGCGCGTCGACGGAGAGCAGCATCTGGGTGAGACAGATGCCAAACGAGGAGAGCAAACCGTCGTCGGTGTCTAATTTCTGGGACTTCTTCACCGGGAAAGGGTCGAGCTCAGAGACGATGGTGTGA